TTTTCGaacataagaaaaatgataccattGAAGAAGACACGATGAGAAAGAAGTTCAATGCTTCTTACGTTCGCACCTTCCTGCTCGAAGTATGGCAAACTTTTAAAAAGGAGACGATctcttaataatatatattgtggTGGTGGAAGCGACCGGTAAAACAGTTATAAAAACAGCGGTAACTACGTTAGAATCAATTATTTAAGATGCAGAGCTCCGTAAAGAGAGAGTAGAGCAGTCGTAAAGGGGGTGGAAAAAGGTAATGCTGTTCGTGGAAACATGGTGGTGTCTCAAGGATGTTCCTCCACgcggataaagagagagagagagagagagagagagagagagagagagagagaaagaaagaaagaaaggataaatggacaggaagagagaaagagagaagcaaaAGGAGAGAGATAAGATGGCTATCGCGGGGATTATAAAGGCCGTAGTTAAAAGTTGCTTCGACTATCAAGGGACTGACCGCTCGAAGAAGTCGAGCGTTATTGTGAGACGCTTTCGTTTCATGTAAACTGCGAGAAGTTTGAAAAACATTTGATAAACCTTTGGAAACTCGCTGaaattcgagaaaaagaaacgatcaaTCATGAATCGCTTCCGGTCGATTAATTAGATCTTActcttatttaaaatgaacCTAAATCTTGATGACGAAGAAGACGTTAACGACTTTGATGTAGTGATCGTTGGTGCTGGTTTAACGGGACTTTGTATAGCGTACAATATACTTAGAAGAAAACCCTCTTTAAATATACTGGTCATCGAAGGAACCggtaataattcataattttttctttatttccaatCGAAGCAGTGTATAAGCTCCTTTCTTACAAGCGAGATTCCTTCGTCATAAAATCTTATGTATATCTTATATCTTTACGATTACTATAGATAAAGCCGGAGGACGCGTTTTATCACAGAATTATAGCGAGAGCTTTTATGCCAGTCTCTTGCAAGAACGTGTCACTCAACTTATCCGTACACTGAACATAGATACTTGTTCCAGGCAGAATACGGATGGAAAAAGAGTGTTTTTTACAAAAGATGGTCCCGTAGAAAATTTTCCAAGTTTATTCGCAGCTGAAATTCGCTACTTTATTCAAgtagtaattatttatttggaCCATCGATTTACAGAAACAATATTCAAGATTTTTAATCAGACTCAATATCTGATAAACTttacaattttcttcctttgtgTTCAGATTCAAAAGAATTGTTTAAAACCATGTTTCAAAACCTATGTCAAGAATAAGATTACACGTAAATTAGCCATAACCAGTGTTGATCAACTACTGAAGGAACTTGTGTTCTTCTCTTATGCCAGATCCATATGCAGTTCACTTATTTATAGTACATGCGGTAAAATCCAATTATGGCATTCTAATTTTTCAACCAATCATTTTCCCCACTAGATCTTTCTATCGTATGTTCATCTATCAGGAATGAGAGATCTTCGTAAACTATCAGCGTTATGGATGTTTGTAATGTTAAATGGTGCAGGTGGATTGCTCGATCGACTAAAAGTAACGATAGGAGATGAGAACCGTTATTTCGTTCaagttattatcaaatattcttacaattaaaacaattataatttataatactaataatatcgcgatattttttaaaaatttcaacgaaaaaaggaaagattacCCTGTTTGACAGGGTGGAATGGCGCGATTAAccgaagaattattaaaacatatacTTGCTGAACATGgtgatataatttatgatgAAATAGTTACAAATATTCAATTCAACGACGACAGAGCTTATTGTTATACTACACAAAATTGTTTCAAGTACGtttaaataatgttatcgttaagctatatatatatatatatatatatagcttggaatttattaatattaatcatcgTACGAACGggcatattatattaatattttcgtaaatatataaCTGCGTGTGTATGGGTATGTAGATGTGACATCGTGGTAATAGCGGTACCACCTCCGGAAAATTCTCAAATTCGTATCGAACCATCTTTACCTGCACATGTATCTCAATCCCAAACATTATTCCTACATAGTGATAACATATTTTTCAATGCATTTTACAAAAAACCTTTTTGGAAAGATAAGTATAATGGCAATGTTTTAGCTACATTAGAATCCAATACTATCTTAAATATCGCTTATGATGCAACCTGTAATAACGTAAAAGGAGGAATGATGGCTGGATTTCTTAACGATACCAATGTTATATCAACGAcatcgaaattaaaattattcgaaacgcTAAGCCAATGTTTTCAAaataacgaaatgaaacgTTGTATCAATTACAAAGAACTTGAACGATCTCCGAACGAAGATATTGGAATTAAATTAGAAAGTGCTTGGCCTATGAGCGTTATGCAACCATCTCATGTATTTAATCATGTTAATCATGTAAATACATCCAACGATAGGTATGAATATTGATGTACAGATACTCATCTATCACtaatgtatatttttgaaGTATTTTAAAGATAACCCTTATTCTACAAGAATTCTCTTCGCTGCTAGCGAATATGCTACAAAATGGCCTGGAATGATAGATGGTGCAATCGAAATTGGCGAGGTAACAGCATGCGTGATACTTTTAAGACTTAGACCACAATCTTTAGAGACTGCTGACATGACAATTGTGTACGTTGTAAATTTTGTCAATTTATTACAcaattaattatctaatacttttgcataaatattttgtttaaaaatatactagATCAAATCTCGATGTTTTATCTCTGGTACAGATCAGAAGGCGTTTCTATCCAGAAATTGTTCCAAACTGAAATTACCATGAtgcaatatttttgtttagcCATAAACATAGccatctttttttcatttttacatatggcatataataagtattaaagATGGTATAAATTCACTAagttaaataatttcgataacctttattttttatgaaatcatACATAAGATTCAGGAAATTCAAATGTGACATCCCGACCCGTCAGTTTCTTATAGACAGAGGCAAAAGTATCAACctaaaaaagataagacagAGTCTATGAAATTGCTAATACTGGTGCATGTATAACAATGATACATTAcatatttaatgtaatttaatcACATGATTAACACCGTGAAGACATACTTTATGCTCAATATTTGTCTGTTCATTCTTATCCAAATGGACTTTGATCAGTTGCTTGCCTTCTGCTTTAACACGGATGCGTTTACCAACTATTTCTACTGGATATACCAAATCTTCCAGAAGAGCATCATATACAGCAGTTAATGTACGGCTATAAAGTTAAACAATatcatatatttgatattaatgcATATTTATACAACACATACGCATACTTACATTACACAAAATTTAAGCATACATTTTCATAATACCGATATAAAACTGTTTctaaataattgtatttacactaatatgattaataaataattatatcaccTTCTTGGCCTCTTTTGCTTATTCTTCGTGCGAGTTTTCCTAGTTGGTTTAggtaagatttttctttcacccACAAACATAACGTGTTTACCCGAgaactttttttctaattcacGTACCAGCCTTGTATGAATCTTCTGGAATGCTTTCAACTTTGGCATTggtacataaataataattgactaaaataaaattagacaTTAATCAAAATTTCATACAAATTAAATCAATCTTTTCTTAAGTatcacatatatgcatataaaggaaatttatgcgtgTAGTAGTtgtattaagaaatatttcaccTTCTTATTATTGGTCTCGATTTCTCTCGCTTTAGTAATATAAAGCTCTCTCAGTTGTGATTTTAGATCACTATTCATTTCCAACTCTAAAAGAGCTTGTGAAATACTAGCTTCAAACTGGTCGGGCTCAGCGCCACcgctttttataattttagcgTTTGCCGTGAACATCTGAAAATAATTAGGTTATGTTACTATAGATACAAATTTTACATTACTgatttaaaagtaattttactaatgcaataaaatatttgaaacgctaataataatcttttaaatcACTAGATAACACTTCAAAACGATGAACGATATATTATCAAACTAAAATCTTTCGGATGTCACACGGTATGTAACATCCATTAGTATCAACTTGGTGAGCATGCCATCTGTGAAAAATATTCACTTCCATATCactttaaagaatttttaatcaaattcaCAAAGTAatttaatgttcttttttaaacttttctGTTAAATCAGAAAGAAGCTCTAAAAAGCACATACCTTGACGGCTTCACGACCGCATGAAAGAGAAGCGGAAGAAAGAGTGAAACATAGACATGCAACTAccgtaaaattataatttgctCATCTTTTAACTCAGGATTGGTGGATTTATTGAGCGCGAAACATCAGCcaatagtatataaatatatttttacgaacttctataacaaatttttataataaatatattttcttttctatttattaagacaaatttacataaaaaatgttacaaaattATAGAAGTATTGTTCTATAATATGTTTATACGATGATCGTTCAAGAAACATAGATCACAGATGTAACTGTTACTAGGTGGCAGTATGAACGCgtttctaaaattattttaaatactaatcttaaatattatatacttggGCTGTCCATTGTATTACATTGAATTGTACTTAGTACCACTACTGACAAGGAAAAAGTTAGttacgaaatattataaagtattaaaaagtGTGTAGGATGTAAATTTTCGCTATATAATgaattgtatattaatatgttaaaCGATTATTTTTGGATACATACTCTATATATAATCACGTATATTAAGAGCTTATAAagcaagaaattttttatggtTGGCTTATTATGATTGGTGTTTATACACCGCGAACCGAATGTGAATCAAAACTTCttcgttatataaatatatatgcttaTCTTTGTTCCATTAAAACAGTGAAAAATGAGTTCTGGGTTCATATCAGAAGCTGAAATAGCAGAGCAAAGGAGAATAAGGCAAGAAGAATGGGACCGTGTACGAACAGCTGACCAACCTTTAGGTTATTACCGTACAAGTTATTCAACTGTTCTTTATTTATCAAGCGTCATGCCCATCAAATTTAAGTAGTCTATTAAATCTATCTAATGAAACGAAACTGTAAGAgaaaattagaattttaaagttgacataaaatatttgaattattaataaatatattctctttctcttcaaatatattcacaaaatatttataatataatttgtgtATAacagtaaaataattaatattttatcaaatttttcaaataatagaatatataagacACATGGCCATGAAAGTctgaaaaatatgataatataagatTTACTTTTTAGAACCTCCTGAAGAATCATATGATCCTAGGTCTTTGTACGAAAGGTTgcaagaacaaaaaaacaaaagagatgCAGAATATGAAGAAGCGCATAAACTTAGTAAgcagaaattattttttatcaaattaagtTTATTTGAAatgacattgttattattgtttttcagaaaatatgataaaaggATTGGATGATGATGAAGTGGAATTTTTAGATTTGGTTGATAGAACTAAATTAGAGgaagaacgtaaaaaaaatcttgaagaagaaaaagaaatgcgtGACTTCAAAGCTGCTGTTGCTTCATTACAAGAAAAGTCATTAGATGAAAGATTAAaacaagaattaaaaaaaccTCAGGTTATCAACAAGAATATTTGTAGTAGcaggtaaaatattaaatcaaaatacatttatgctatatttcaattgatcattataattgtattaagtattgaaaattctattgtcataattattcctttaattttattgttcattaaaaaaaaataaattaaaaataaactaatTAAATAGTtgctttaaaattttattaaaagatctACTTTATCTTTTAGTGGTCGTAATTCACAGTTAAAACTATTGGCAGGTGTAGTTGTGAAAAAATCAGAAAAACCAAAGTTAAGTAagttaaaatgaaaagttatgaagtataatacaaatatttagttaaaaatttgctcatgaattaataatttaggTGAAAACAAGggtatcaaaagaaaattgtctTCACCAGAACCAGATAAATCTTTAACAAAGGAAGATGATTCTCATTTACAATATCCACAGATACTAAATGCAGAATCAAAATATGTGCTTgtggaaaacaaaaattcatgCTTATCTAACACAATGATA
The genomic region above belongs to Vespa crabro chromosome 2, iyVesCrab1.2, whole genome shotgun sequence and contains:
- the LOC124421841 gene encoding uncharacterized protein LOC124421841, with the protein product MNLNLDDEEDVNDFDVVIVGAGLTGLCIAYNILRRKPSLNILVIEGTDKAGGRVLSQNYSESFYASLLQERVTQLIRTLNIDTCSRQNTDGKRVFFTKDGPVENFPSLFAAEIRYFIQVVIIYLDHRFTETIFKIFNQTQYLINFTIFFLCVQIQKNCLKPCFKTYVKNKITRKLAITSVDQLLKELVFFSYARSICSSLIYSTCGKIQLWHSNFSTNHFPH
- the LOC124421843 gene encoding uncharacterized protein LOC124421843: MMAGFLNDTNVISTTSKLKLFETLSQCFQNNEMKRCINYKELERSPNEDIGIKLESAWPMSVMQPSHVFNHVNHVNTSNDRILFAASEYATKWPGMIDGAIEIGEVTACVILLRLRPQSLETADMTIVYVVNFVNLLHN
- the LOC124421842 gene encoding 40S ribosomal protein S7; protein product: MFTANAKIIKSGGAEPDQFEASISQALLELEMNSDLKSQLRELYITKAREIETNNKKSIIIYVPMPKLKAFQKIHTRLVRELEKKFSGKHVMFVGERKILPKPTRKTRTKNKQKRPRSRTLTAVYDALLEDLVYPVEIVGKRIRVKAEGKQLIKVHLDKNEQTNIEHKVDTFASVYKKLTGRDVTFEFPESYV
- the LOC124433093 gene encoding PSME3-interacting protein, with protein sequence MSSGFISEAEIAEQRRIRQEEWDRVRTADQPLEPPEESYDPRSLYERLQEQKNKRDAEYEEAHKLKNMIKGLDDDEVEFLDLVDRTKLEEERKKNLEEEKEMRDFKAAVASLQEKSLDERLKQELKKPQVINKNICSSSGRNSQLKLLAGVVVKKSEKPKLSENKGIKRKLSSPEPDKSLTKEDDSHLQYPQILNAESKYVLVENKNSCLSNTMINHTGGMKCIGILPGLGSYDDSSDSDCSSDTDQDPELNQSKYDLLGRKIEAAKDKEKS